A region from the Laspinema palackyanum D2c genome encodes:
- a CDS encoding ABC transporter ATP-binding protein — protein sequence MATELAIDTRGLTKQFDRHIAVNDVHLQVGPGEVYGLIGPNGAGKTTLIRMLATAEEPTIGEIYINGERLLRDSNNPTLKRRLGYLPDDFPLYDDLTVWDYLDYFARLYYLREPRRSQRLYEVLELVQLENKRTSSIATLSRGMKQRLSLARTIVHEPILLLLDEPVSGLDPIARMQFREIIKTLREAGMTILISSHVLSDLAELCTSVGIMELGYLVESAPLKELYQRLSRQQILIATLGKLEALEGELKQHPQVEGWEVNPDGKTLRVHFAGTPEESANLLRSLVESGIPLHEFHSTQEDLETIFLKLGHKQAS from the coding sequence ATGGCAACAGAACTGGCAATCGATACTCGTGGACTCACTAAGCAATTTGACCGACATATCGCCGTTAATGATGTTCATTTACAAGTCGGTCCCGGGGAAGTTTATGGACTGATTGGACCCAACGGTGCCGGTAAAACGACCTTAATCCGAATGCTGGCGACGGCAGAGGAACCCACAATTGGGGAAATTTATATCAATGGGGAACGCCTCCTCCGGGATAGTAATAATCCCACCCTTAAACGTCGCCTCGGCTATTTGCCCGATGATTTTCCCCTGTATGATGATTTAACAGTTTGGGACTATCTGGACTATTTTGCCCGACTTTATTACCTACGGGAACCCCGGCGCAGTCAGCGTCTTTATGAAGTCTTGGAATTGGTGCAATTAGAGAATAAGCGTACCAGTTCGATTGCTACCTTATCCCGAGGCATGAAACAGCGGCTTTCTCTAGCGCGAACGATTGTCCATGAACCGATTTTACTGCTACTCGATGAGCCAGTTTCGGGGTTAGATCCCATCGCCCGAATGCAGTTTCGGGAAATTATCAAAACCCTGCGCGAAGCGGGGATGACTATTTTGATTTCCTCTCATGTGTTGAGTGACTTGGCGGAATTGTGTACTTCCGTGGGAATTATGGAACTCGGGTATTTGGTGGAAAGTGCGCCTTTAAAAGAACTCTACCAGCGCTTGAGTCGCCAGCAAATTTTAATCGCGACTTTGGGTAAGTTAGAGGCATTAGAAGGGGAACTGAAACAGCATCCCCAAGTCGAGGGATGGGAGGTAAATCCCGATGGCAAAACTTTACGGGTGCATTTTGCGGGGACTCCGGAAGAGAGTGCCAATTTGTTGCGATCGCTCGTGGAGTCGGGGATTCCGTTACATGAATTTCACTCGACCCAGGAAGATTTGGAAACGATTTTCCTGAAATTAGGGCATAAACAGGCATCTTAA